The following DNA comes from Bos indicus isolate NIAB-ARS_2022 breed Sahiwal x Tharparkar chromosome 3, NIAB-ARS_B.indTharparkar_mat_pri_1.0, whole genome shotgun sequence.
GGAGGTGGGGCATGAGGGGAGAGGTTAAGAGAGAGGATGCAAGGGTGGGCATCACAAGTTCCATAGCCAGCCCCGCCCTCATCCAGAGGCACTATCAGCCCCAAGATCTGGGTTTGAGTCCTAAGAAAGAGTTAATGAAGGAGCGGCAAGGCTCTCAGGAGTCAGGAGCCTGGACACCAACCAGGAAAGCTGTTTTACCTCTGAGACCCTGGGGAGACTGAAAGCCGGCTTGGCCCCAGACTTCACCCCCTCTGGGGGGCCATAAtaggaaggaaagggagaagggagaccTGGGAACAGGGACCCTCTCTCACTTCTGCCCAGTCTCACACAGCCTAGGTTTTCTGAACCCAGGCCCATTAGCCACGTCGCTCTGCCCCGtcaccctgccccagccccctctGCAGCCACATTTGCGATAAAAATAGCCAGCTCTGGGAAGAAGGCAATGCTCCGTGGAGGAAAACCGGCTCCTCCTTTAGGCCTGGCCCCTACTCCCCTTCAGCCCAAACCCAGGAAGCCTGACCCCTTGTTTCAGAGGAAGCTCGCAAGGGACATTTATGGGCAGGTCAGGGAAACAGAAAGGAAGGGAATCCAGGACCCCCAGCTCACTTGCCACCGACACCTGGCCGCTTTCCATCGTCAAGGACAGAACCCGGGACTCACTCCCAGCTCCGAACTCCCAGCGCTACTACCTCTCCTTGAACCTCGGTTTCCTCACGCACAGAGACCTCCACCTTACAGAGACAAAGCCTGCTATTCCCTAACTCCCTTCTGCAGGCGCCCAAACCTTAGGACCCCGAGTACGCTCCTCACCCCCAAAACTCTCTGGGCGGTTCTGAGCTCCTCCTCGGCACTCCCGCGCCCCTTCGATGGTCTCCCGCGCCCCGCCAGCACCCCACCCTCCCGTCCTGTGGACGGCCTCCCAAATCTCCCCCACTCTCAGGCACCCAACACCATCTTCTCTCCAATCATCCAGTCCCTCACCTCCGTCTCACCGCAGCTCCGACTCCCCATTCCCTCCCGGTCCTCCCCGGCCACTCCACTCCGGAGTCCGCAGCCGCATCTCCCCCTGCCCGCCCGGCCCCGCGCTCCGGGGCTGCTGCCCCCGCCTCACCTCAGCGCTCAGCGCTCGGCGCTCGGCGCCCGCCCCGGCGGCCCCGTCCTGCCCATGccgggggctggggcggggggcgctCGGCTCACCTCCCCGCGGGCTCCCGCCCCCCCCAGCTGCAGCCCCTCTCCCCCCGGGGCCTCGGCCCGCTACTTTGTGTCAGTTTCGGCCACGGCGGGGCGGAAGTGACGGAGGTGGCGGGAGAGggcggggggcgggagggggtTTTGGGGAGGGGTGAGGAAGGGGGAAGGCGGGAGCCGCCATCTTTGtgcggggcagggggagggtcTTAACCCCGCTGATGCTCAGCACTGTGAGGCCGCGATCCCCGCCCCACCCACTCCCAGATGCATCCATCCccggtccaaaaaaaaaaaaaagtctggaggCAAGATAGCtctgagattttttatttttaaattgaaaaaagggAAACAGAAGAACGCTCCTTCTCTGCTATAAGAGACCTCTCTTCGTCGGGGAGGTGTGTGAGAGTTGAGGAAGCGCTGAACGACGAGAATTTTCCTCCGCGCCAGCTGGCCATTACTCCTCCTCTTTCCGCTCGGGGCCCTCTGCTCCTTCGCCTTCTCTCCTCGCCCTGGCTCATCTCTTCTTACTGTAGTTCACCCTCTCCTTGAATGACACAGCCCGGAATGTCTAGGTATGGGgtcgtgcctcagtttctccatcttgctCAGTCTCCAGCCACTTGACTTCTTCTGGCGGCCCTCCCTTTCCCGTCCCCCCCACCACGCCCCCTTGGTGGAGGCGGTTTCCCTACCACCACCCGTAATTACTATCTGCGGGGTGGCTGAATCTGGGCGAGGCGCCCCAGTCAGCGTAAAGGCGGGCGGCGCTGAGGCTACGAGAGCTGGGAGTCAGTCACTGGGGGCCAAGCTTTGGAAGAAGTCCCCTGGATTATGCCCTGCACAGGATGGTCGGCCCCCACCATCCTGCAGATTCCCGAAGCCTTCCCAATCCGGTTTCCATGGTGCGCACCCTCTGGCGGCTACTTGGAGGAAGTAAGTTCTTGGAAGTCCAGGGTCTGAAAACCTGCGTGGGCGAGGAGGGGGATGAGAAGACTGAGTCTGGTACCTGAGCCTCCTCGTTCTCCCTGTCCAGGCATCCTCCCCAGTTTAGGAGGAGGAGATGCCTAGATGAGCACACGGAGAAGCTGCCCAGGGCCTGGCGtattaataaagagaaagaacatCTTGTCACCAGGCATGGGGTCTCTGGCCCTCTTCAGTGTCCACGAGGGAGGTGAGGACTGTCCTGCCAGAGTCACAGCTTACTCTCCTGCAGCTGAGTTGCGGCCGGACTTCCCGAGTCTGAGGCTTCCTGTTGGGCACACTCTAGATCCTGAGATGGCTCTGAGTCCTCAGGATGGTGTTTTGCCACCAGCAGCTGGTATGTGGCTGTGCCAGGCATGGCCCCCACTAGAGAGCCCACCACAGGAACCCACCACCAACCATTGCCAGCACTGCCAGACAAGAACAGAAGGGAGATATCAGGGTTAGTCCCTTAGCCTTCCCTCTGAAGAACTGAAGGTATTCAGAAAACTCCCTAAAGCAGTGTCTGGTGAGAGACACCAGAAAGAGTGTTGTGGCACCAAAGCATAGCACTCAGAGAGGAGGAGACCCCAGGAGAGCTTGATCTTTAGGGATTATCTCATACATGCATTTTGTTGAACACAAGCTCTAAATCTTACTGTTTCAGTGAAAAGGgtaaaaggagagagaggggacaAGACATAAAGGGAGAACTAGGGCTTAGAGGAGGCTCAAACTGTCCTGAGATGCCAAGAGAACTATTTAAAAGGAGAGagctggagacccagggtcaGAGCCCTTAGCAGGGGGATGTGAGTGGAAGGACAGCACCAGGGGAGGCTACCTGAAGACTTCAGGGCCCCAGCCAGCTACGTAGGTGAAAAGCTGTGGGTCGAGGTCCTGGACAGGGTTGATTGGGAACCCACAGTTGGCACCCATGGATAGCATGTCGGCCAGGATCAGTAACCCCACTACCACAGGCTCCAGACCTGCAGGCACTCCCTTGTTCCGTGTCCAGGATGGCCATCCCCACCATCAGCTTCCAGGTGCCCAGAACCTTGGTGTCGACAGAGGCAGGGGGGCTCCCGTCAGCTGCCAGGTGCGCCACCTGCCCTATCTCACCCAAACACTCCAGGCTGCCACCCCATGGCATCTGACTTTGTGCAACTCATGCAGCTGGGAAAGGCGAGCTGCAAAGATAAAGTCAGCCCCACAACCCACCCAGAGCCTAAACAGCAGGCCGAGCTTCCAGGGGGAAGAGGGCAAAGGTTGTGGCTTTCCCAGGTCACCCTCTTATTCCTACCTGATCCAGGAAGCCATTGCTCAGAGACAGATAGGGGGCAGGGTAGGTGGCAAAGATGGAAGCCGTCTCCTTGGGACCAGTCACTGTCAGGCTCCCACCTGGGTAGTTCTGTAGGGCATCTGTAGGGTAGGGGACACCCAGGATTTCCATCTTTGCTCATTCAAAACTGCTCTAAGGCATCGTTAACCACACACAGGTGCCCCCAACCTTGTTCTCTGTTACCGTGGTagagagcatgctgctgctaagtcgcttcagtcatgtctgactctatgtgaccccatagatggcagcccaccaggctcccctgtccctgggattctccaggcaagaacactggagtgggttgccatttccttctccaatgcatgaaagtgaaaagtcaaagtgaagtcgctcagtcatgtccgactctttgcgaccccatggactgcagcctaccaggctcttctgtccatgggattttccaggcaagagtactggagtggggtgccatcgccttctccagatagAGAGCATAGGGGACTCCAGAGGCACAGAACGCAGACAGCAACTGCACCAAGGAGTAACTGAGAAACCTGGCCCAGGGGAGGTGTCCCCGGAGGCACATGGGCAGGGAGAAGGCTGGATTCAGGTGGGCCCCTTCAAggatcaagaaaagaaaaccaatatCCATTAAGTATCACTATCAGGCACTGTCACCAGTAACACTGCTATTCCTCCCCACAACTCTTAAGTCAAATGTTACTATTCTCATCACATGCGTTAGGAGGTTAAGCGACTTGTTAAGGTCATGCAGTAAAGCCaagttcaaacctgggtctgtcTGCTCTTTCTATTCCAGTACTCGATGCAGTGTGAGTCTGAGGAACAAGCTGGTGAGGTCTTAAGCAAAGATGAACCCTAGAGGGCTTAGGTAGGAGACACAAGATGAGTGCATTTACTCATGATGCCTTGCCATAGAGCTCTGTCTACCTGAGCAGAGGATTAATGTGAAGTGGGAGGGCGAGATGTAGAGAGAGAAGGGACTGGACTGGGCCAGAGGCATATCTCAGTCCAGGGCACTGGTCAAGCTCAAGGAGATAATGTCTGTGAGTCACCAAGGGACCCTTTTCACTATTACCAAACTCAAGTGCACATCATACCCTATCTGATGACCAGACCTCACCCTACTGACCTGAGACATTACCACTCACATAGATGGCTAGCATAATGCCCAGAGAGCCAGCCAGAAACACGGTGAAGAAGTTTCCTTTGGTTCCTCCACTGGTGACAGCCTGGGCCGAAGACCCCTGTATGAGGAGCtggtggagaaaagaaagatgaggaaGACGGAACCAAGAATAGGGAGCCTGGGAGACCCGTAGGAGAGAGAGACTGGGAAGAGAGGGGATGGCCAAGATTGATGAACGGACTTGAGGGATCagcaagaaaaaacagaaagggggaaagagaaaagatgggAGAAACAGAGGGAGAGTAAAGGAAGCGAAGGAGGGTAAGAGATGGAAAGTGACAGGAATAAAAAGGAGAAGGTAGGGGAGGCATAGAGGAACAAGAGCAGGAAAAAGAGGCTGATGGAGGCGTTGTCCTCCTAGTGCACCCAGAGGAAGAGGTAGGGACCCTAGGAGGAGCGCACCTGCCTTCTTTCCTCCCCCTCGATTAGACCGCCTACCATGAGCACAAACACAGCCAGAAGCTCCGCCAGGCACTGCCGGGCCAGGAGGCTGCGGATCCGGAGCGGTCCTTGACTTCAACCAGAGACTGAATAGAGACCATAGTGGGGAAACCCTGTCCCTGGTCACCACTCTCTCCATCTGCATAGACACATTGTTGCTACACAGCTCCTGCCTGTCAGGGGCAAAGATAAGGAAAAGACTTTAAAACCAATTAGCTCAGTTACTGACCAGCAGCTGATGTCTGCCTGTGCATGAGTGGAAGCTCGGGAGGACAGAGGTAACAAGAGAATGTGGGCAGACTGTGCACAGCCAGAGTCTGGCGTGTGCACAGCCAGAGTCTGGCGTTTGCCCagtctctgtctcctctgtctccgCCCCAGGCCTCCCAGGAGTAAGTAGCCTCCCCTTGTGCTGACAGACTGCGGGGAGTAGCCTGCTTCGTGGGCATTAGTTCTCTTGGTCCTCAAACCAGCTGTGGAAAGTGGTAGTAGAGAGCTCCCACTCTACTACTGTACTGAGGATGGGGATGCACTACTGAGACAGCCTGAGACTTCCCCAGGCCACACGGCTAGTTAACAGCTAGGCCAGGTCTTCTGACTCTCCATCTGATATTCCACAGTGCCTCTCCTGTGGAATGTAAAGTCTTTCCCCCAGCCATTTGGATGCCTGGAAAATTTAACATGCATCCAGGGAGACTGGACTGAAGACCGTAGGCTGCAGGAGTAAAGCCCACCTCAGGAGCGCTTGTAATCGCACCTTAACTAGAGAATGCTCTACCTTGTGTCTCTTGCCTTGGCTCCAAATGAGGGCTTCATGCCCCCACTGGGCTCCACTTCCCCTTCTCTGGATGCTTGCCACTCTTATTCTGTTTAACACATAGCCACTTGCTACGTCTTCACATTTCAAGCCTCTAGTTCAGATTCATTCAATGATGAATCAAGCTCTGGCCCCTACGGAAACATAGTTTCTGCCCTCCTAGAGCTGATGCTCTAGTAGATGGAAGTACTATacatagtcatttttttttcctttgcaccATGCcacatgtgggatattagttccctgatcagggattgaacccgtgcctccttaaccactgggcctccaggaaaGTCCaatatacagatttttaaaaatatatatcgtTTACGAGGTTCTTGAGAGCTGGACTATGTAAccccaggggcaggggtgggggtgaggggctctAGCACAGTCCTGGGCACATCTCTGTGAAATAATACTTCCTTCCTAGGTTTAGTGGCTATTATAGTACTCCACCCAGGTCCCCTGTTCAGAGCCAATGCACCCATTCCCCAGCTTCTGGGAATAACAGACACTGAGAGCATGCAGCTTCTGCCCTCATGGCAGTGACTTCTGTGGCAGGAAACTGCTTCGGCCAAGGTCATGTGCCCTCCTACAGGGCCCAGTGAATGAATGGTTGATGCAGGGATTCAAAGACTAAGCAGAATTTGGTAGTGTTGCACACAGACCTGGATGCCAAGGGTGCTGGGTCAAACGAAGTGGAGCATAAAGTTAGATGTGGAAGGATTTATCGATAAGGGAGCACTCTCCTGGGACTTAGGATTTAAATCCTGGCAAGATCCCCCTGGAATGTGGGATGAACACTCTTCTCGAAGGCTTGGGGAAAATGATAGCTCATgctaagaaaagtaaaaatgtctCAACAACTCATTTATGCTGATGACCATTATTGGAAAAAGGGAGAATACTCAGACCTTCTGAGGATTTTTGGACAAAGTATCTGAATTAACATTGACAGTTGACAACCCAAATTTGTACCATGGCCCCTTGTTAGAGAAGTAGCACAGGGGGCCCAGATAATAAATGGAGTCCTGGGCTAAGGTCTGGTTCAAAGGATATTCACTGAGACCAGGGATCCACCAGGTGGTCACTTCCCCAATACCCTAACATATGATAGCAGTGGACATCCTTTGGCGTTGCAGAACACTCATAGTGGTTTTTGACCTGTAGAGTAAGTGATGAAGACCAACTAGATGCCTGAGTCTACCCAACatcaagagaagaaataaaaacaataccaCATCCTAGGGGAAATGGAAGAGGTTAGTGCCACCCTCCAAGacacaaagaataaaagagaggCGGCCCCTTTCATACCACCAGTTTGGCTCTTAAAAAACTGGATCGATCATGACAGATGACAATGGTCTACCATAAACTTACTTAAACAGTAACTCCAATTGCAATTGCTGTGTCCCAAATGGTAACTTTACAGGGCAGTTTAATGCCGCCTCTAGTTGGGAGTATGTAGTCATTAATCTGGCGAATATGTTATTTTCCATCCCAGACAGGTCAGAAAGGAGGTCCACAAGCAGTTCCATCCACATGGGAAGTCTAGCAATATACACTTACAGTCTCACCCCAGGACTGTGTTAACTCTCTGGTCCTCTGTTGTAATAGAATCTGAAGGGAGCTTGACTGTTTGGACATTTTGAAAAACATCATATTGGTCCACTATACAATGGacctttgaacaacacaggtttgaactcggtgggtccacttatatatggattttttttcattaaatatatattatagtacTACATTATCTGCAGTTGGTTGACTCCGTGGACACAGAACTATATATACGGAGGACTAACTGTGAAATGATACTTGGACTTTTGACTGTGCAGATGGTCAGAACCCCTGACCTCTGCATtcttcaagagtcaactgtatatATAACATCATGCTAACCAGATCAGAAGAGGACAAAATGTGAAAGTATATTGGAGGTCCTGGAAAGATACATGATCAGAGGGTGGGAAACATTCCCGTAAAGGTCCAGGAAACTGCCATATTGGTGAAATTTTCAGAGGTCCAGTGTTCTGGGACATGTTAGATATCCTCTCTGAGGCAAAGGACTGATTGTTGCACCTCATATCTTCCACCACTAAGAAAAAACACATTACCTATTTACTCAGGATTTAGGAGAAATATATTTCACACTTGAGAATACAACTCTGAAAAATTTACTAGCTGACAGTGAAGGCTATCAACTTTGagtggggccaaagcaaaaaagGCCCCTGCAGTCATATGAGCCAGCAGACCTAATGAGACTAGAATATCTGTAGTGTGTGTGCTTTGGCAAGCTCTACTAGGAGAATCATAATGTAGACCCACAGGGCTATGGAGCAAAGCCATGCCATCTGCAGCGAGAAATACATACCATTGAAGAGAAGCTCTTACAGTTAGTTCATCAAGTGACCCAGTAGCCAGAACCGCCCATCACAAGCTGGACTCTACCTGATCCTCCGTGTCATTAGGAAGGGTGGGCCCAGCAAGAACACATTGTAAAATGGAAGTGACATCTTTGGATTTAGGCATAAGTAGCATCAGAAAGCATAAGCTAGCAGAAAtaagttcacccaaacccaagtccagaAAATAAGTGACCCAGACTCTCATGTCATTCAATAAGCATCTCTCTGTCTCAGCTCACATGACCCTACTGAGAATTATCTTCTTCCATTTGGACTTctgtaacgctcaaaattctccaagccgggcttcagcaatatgtgaactccgggagtggtgatggacagggaggcctggcatgctgcaattcatggggtcacaaagagtcagacacgactgagcgactgaactgaactgaaacttgttCAGACATGAGTTGGCGTGGTATGTGGGTAAAAGCCAAAAATTGACTGTGGTTTAATACTGCATAGtgttttgggtattttttttatATGCAAAGGTCTTATGAGCCaataaaactatttcaaagtaaaaaaaaaaaaaaaccacagatgTAATGCTTCCTCCAGGGGTCACAGTAAGAATCCCCTTATAACTTTGGGGTCTTGGTAGCAAGAGACCAGCAGGCAAGAAAAGAAGTCCTCATACTGGCTGGAGTAATTGACTATGATGAAGGACGGACGACTGCAGCTACATGAGGGAGCCAGGAAGAAAATGCTGGCATTCAGGTCATCCACCCTTGCTGTTCCTATGCTCAGTTTTAACAGTAAATAGAAAAACATAGCAGCCACAGCCTgggaagggcatggtaaccaaGGGCACTCTCAGGTGAAGGCTGGGGTCATCCCACTATCCAGCTGCCTAGACCAGCAGAGGCGCTCACCAAAGATAAGGAAAATCTAGAGTTAGTGGTGCAGAAGAGGGCATAATAAGAATCCATTAGAGCCTCAAAACCAATTTCAGTAGTTAAGGCTGTAGACTTTTCCACTAAACATTCTCTTAAATTTCCTCCAAGAAATAAAACCAATCAGAGTCCTATAGAAACTTTCCCCTTAACTGGGTAAACTAACCATAAGTATGGGTCCAAGCAGTGGTAGTGGTAAATGGTAGTAGACACCACAGTGCTTCACCCAGATCCTTGCTTTAAGATCGTGAGCCTATGTCCCAGCAGCTGGGAAGATCCATTGCTGACGGCTCTCAGCTGCCTCCCAACTGGAAATTAGCTCAGACACATTGAGCTGTCTCACTCTATCCCAGAAGGTTTCCTGAAGTCAACAATAGGCTGATTCAGGGATACAAAGTCCAGGCCCCtttgccttttcagttcagttcagttcagtcgctcagttgtgtccgactc
Coding sequences within:
- the AQP10 gene encoding LOW QUALITY PROTEIN: aquaporin-10 (The sequence of the model RefSeq protein was modified relative to this genomic sequence to represent the inferred CDS: inserted 2 bases in 1 codon), producing the protein MKPSFGAKARDTSQGPLRIRSLLARQCLAELLAVFVLMLLIQGSSAQAVTSGGTKGNFFTVFLAGSLGIMLAIYVSGNVSGAHLNPAFSLPMCLRGHLPWARFLSYSLVQLLSAFCASGVPYALYLDALQNYPGGSLTVTGPKETASIFATYPAPYLSLSNGFLDQVLGTWKLMVGMAILDXRNKGVPAGLEPVVVGLLILADMLSMGANCGFPINPVQDLDPQLFTYVAGWGPEVFSAGNGWWWVPVVGSLVGAMPGTATYQLLVAKHHPEDSEPSQDLECAQQEASDSGSPAATQLQESKL